A genomic region of Brevibacillus sp. JNUCC-41 contains the following coding sequences:
- the hydA gene encoding dihydropyrimidinase — protein sequence MKKIIKNGTIATAADTYQADILIENEKIAMIGKDLPAEGAEIIDARGAYIFPGGIDPHTHLDMPFGGTTTKDDYETGTIAAAYGGTTTIIDFCLTEKGVPLKKAIETWHEKANEKAAIDYGFHLMISEINDDVLAELPSIIDNEGISSFKVFMAYKNVFQADDATLYRTLLQAKELGALVMVHAENGDVIDYLTKEALAEGNTDPIYHALTRPPELEGEATGRAAKLTEMANGQLYVVHVTCEDAVEKITEARNKGVDIWGETCPQYLVLDQSYLEKPHFEGSKYVWSPPLREKKNQEVLWNALKTGQLQTIGSDQCSFDFKGQKELGREDFTKIPNGGPTIEDRMSILFSEGVMKERITLNQFVDMTSTRAAKLFGLFPQKGTIAVGSDADIVIFDPKVERAISADTHHMAVDYNAFEGMEITGEPVSVLSRGQFVIKDKQFVGEAGKGQFLKRAKYNAALKPDTGKKLPV from the coding sequence ATGAAGAAAATCATTAAAAATGGAACGATTGCAACCGCTGCAGATACGTATCAGGCGGATATATTGATTGAAAATGAGAAGATTGCAATGATTGGCAAGGACCTGCCTGCTGAAGGGGCTGAAATCATTGATGCAAGAGGGGCTTATATTTTTCCGGGGGGCATTGATCCGCATACCCATCTCGATATGCCGTTCGGAGGGACAACGACGAAGGATGATTATGAAACGGGGACGATAGCTGCTGCATATGGAGGCACGACAACGATCATCGACTTTTGTCTGACCGAAAAAGGGGTGCCGTTAAAGAAAGCAATTGAAACATGGCATGAAAAGGCCAATGAAAAAGCGGCCATAGATTATGGATTTCATTTAATGATCAGTGAGATTAATGATGATGTATTGGCTGAGCTTCCAAGTATCATCGATAATGAAGGGATTTCTTCCTTTAAAGTGTTCATGGCTTACAAGAATGTTTTTCAAGCTGATGATGCCACGCTATACCGCACGTTGTTGCAAGCTAAGGAACTTGGCGCACTTGTCATGGTTCATGCTGAAAATGGTGATGTCATCGATTATCTTACAAAGGAGGCGCTTGCTGAAGGTAACACCGATCCAATTTACCATGCATTGACAAGGCCACCGGAACTTGAAGGGGAAGCAACTGGACGTGCAGCTAAACTGACGGAAATGGCAAATGGTCAGCTCTATGTGGTTCATGTCACCTGTGAAGATGCGGTTGAAAAGATCACTGAGGCAAGAAATAAAGGGGTGGATATTTGGGGGGAGACTTGTCCGCAATATTTGGTTCTTGACCAGTCTTATCTTGAAAAGCCCCATTTCGAAGGATCTAAGTATGTATGGTCCCCGCCGTTAAGGGAGAAGAAAAACCAGGAAGTGCTATGGAATGCTTTGAAAACGGGACAGCTGCAAACCATTGGCTCCGATCAATGCTCTTTTGATTTTAAGGGACAGAAGGAACTTGGGCGTGAAGATTTCACGAAAATACCGAACGGTGGCCCAACGATAGAGGACCGCATGAGCATCCTCTTCTCTGAAGGGGTCATGAAAGAGCGTATTACCTTGAATCAATTCGTCGACATGACCTCCACGCGTGCTGCCAAACTATTTGGATTATTCCCTCAGAAAGGGACGATTGCAGTAGGTTCGGATGCTGATATTGTCATTTTTGACCCTAAAGTTGAAAGGGCCATTTCTGCTGATACCCATCATATGGCTGTGGATTATAATGCGTTCGAAGGTATGGAAATTACAGGTGAACCGGTTTCCGTTTTATCGAGAGGTCAATTCGTCATTAAAGACAAACAATTTGTAGGCGAAGCTGGAAAAGGGCAATTCCTGAAACGGGCAAAATATAATGCGGCGCTGAAGCCGGATACCGGGAAAAAGCTTCCAGTCTAA
- a CDS encoding PucR family transcriptional regulator, translating to MNTSITIEEILTRKYFNLTDIIAGSGGIKRQVKWVHCMEVTQISHLLNGNELILTTGLGWKDCDDTFLSYLRQLIECDAAGLCIEVGADTMAVPQCAIDLANERQFPIILFHEEVPFVEITQDIHSLIINKQYEMISNLENYSQQLNKNLLEIDHYEPILKFLHSYLNVQVILIFNENEIATIPKTKKKITFQMVADIYEEKRKLNKTVLGQPIQVLGENYAELLICSNDRELTDFDSLILDRTATALAQHLLRELYIEEKKMSEESKWLTNWIEGEYSDEAIRERLSYLDPKMQLDGGIVCICKPHPKYNKSSTKLDGTYFKIMFRTVFEQYGFQIFSMEIHQHLVFILGDNRSSEDWKSRVTNALDRIMKMDVSGRNRMGLLSIGFGKHVQRLSEIYKSYETARETLLLQDTLPEDNRSFFYQDLHMHRMISLINKHGNLGETVYEYLGPVIEYDKQNNGELMPTLKTYLACNGSKQETSKQLFIVRQTLYHRLEKLEKLLGSDFMRSDKRLGLEFMIFALDFLQYSSRQVSGKYVDKYIGR from the coding sequence ATGAATACATCGATTACAATCGAGGAAATTCTAACACGCAAGTATTTCAATCTGACGGATATAATTGCAGGTAGCGGTGGGATAAAGCGTCAAGTGAAGTGGGTACACTGTATGGAAGTCACCCAAATCAGCCATTTGTTAAATGGAAATGAACTGATTCTGACTACAGGTTTAGGGTGGAAGGATTGCGATGACACATTTCTATCCTACTTAAGACAGTTAATTGAATGCGATGCAGCTGGACTCTGCATAGAGGTTGGCGCTGACACCATGGCCGTGCCGCAATGTGCCATTGATCTCGCAAATGAACGGCAATTCCCTATCATCCTATTTCATGAAGAAGTTCCTTTCGTAGAAATCACACAGGATATTCATTCCCTTATCATCAATAAACAATATGAGATGATCTCCAACTTAGAAAACTACTCCCAGCAGTTAAATAAAAATCTCCTCGAAATTGACCATTATGAACCAATTCTAAAATTTCTCCACAGCTATTTAAATGTACAGGTTATTCTTATCTTTAATGAAAATGAAATAGCAACCATTCCAAAAACCAAGAAAAAAATAACCTTTCAAATGGTAGCGGACATATACGAAGAGAAGCGGAAATTAAATAAAACCGTTCTTGGACAGCCGATTCAAGTGCTCGGTGAAAATTATGCGGAACTGCTCATTTGCAGCAACGACAGAGAGTTGACTGATTTTGATTCTCTGATCTTGGATCGAACGGCTACCGCATTGGCGCAGCATCTATTAAGGGAGTTATATATAGAAGAAAAGAAAATGTCGGAAGAAAGTAAATGGCTTACAAATTGGATTGAAGGTGAATATAGTGACGAAGCAATCCGGGAGAGGCTTTCCTATCTTGATCCGAAAATGCAGTTGGATGGCGGAATTGTTTGCATTTGCAAACCACACCCAAAATATAATAAAAGTTCCACAAAATTAGATGGAACCTATTTTAAGATAATGTTTAGAACAGTTTTTGAACAGTACGGATTCCAGATATTTTCCATGGAAATACATCAGCATCTTGTTTTTATTTTAGGTGATAATCGTTCATCTGAAGATTGGAAATCAAGGGTCACAAACGCGTTGGATCGAATCATGAAAATGGATGTAAGCGGGCGTAATCGCATGGGTCTGCTTTCCATTGGGTTTGGAAAGCATGTTCAAAGGTTAAGTGAGATTTATAAAAGTTATGAAACGGCCCGTGAGACTTTGCTGCTTCAGGATACACTACCAGAGGATAACAGAAGCTTCTTTTATCAGGACTTACATATGCATCGCATGATTTCGCTCATAAATAAACATGGTAATCTGGGGGAAACGGTGTACGAATATTTAGGTCCGGTCATTGAGTATGACAAGCAAAACAATGGTGAGTTAATGCCTACCTTGAAGACCTATCTTGCTTGTAACGGTTCCAAACAGGAAACATCGAAACAACTATTCATTGTCCGGCAAACACTATATCATAGGCTTGAAAAATTGGAGAAACTGCTAGGTTCAGATTTTATGCGTTCAGATAAGCGTCTAGGCCTTGAATTCATGATTTTTGCATTGGACTTCTTACAATACAGCAGCAGGCAGGTAAGTGGGAAATATGTAGACAAATATATTGGGAGATAA
- the yhfH gene encoding protein YhfH: MQTKNPLEFFRTLPPKQCSECGTHITEQAESYLLECDRCLSKKDEY; this comes from the coding sequence ATGCAAACTAAAAACCCATTGGAATTCTTCAGGACTCTGCCACCTAAACAATGTTCGGAATGCGGGACCCATATCACTGAACAAGCTGAATCCTACCTCTTGGAATGTGACCGCTGCCTTTCAAAAAAAGATGAATATTAA
- the yhfH gene encoding protein YhfH, with translation MQTKNPLEFFRTLPPKQCSECGTHITEQAESYLMECDRCLSKHEE, from the coding sequence GTGCAAACTAAAAACCCATTGGAATTCTTCAGGACGCTGCCGCCTAAACAATGTTCGGAGTGCGGGACCCATATCACTGAACAAGCTGAATCCTACTTAATGGAATGTGACCGCTGCCTTTCGAAACACGAAGAATAA
- the yhfH gene encoding protein YhfH, whose protein sequence is MQTINPLEFFRTLPPKQCSECGTHITEQAESYLMECDHCLSKRED, encoded by the coding sequence ATGCAAACTATAAATCCATTGGAATTCTTCAGGACTCTGCCGCCTAAACAATGTTCGGAGTGCGGAACCCATATCACTGAACAAGCTGAATCCTACTTAATGGAATGTGACCACTGCCTTTCCAAACGCGAAGACTGA
- the yhfH gene encoding protein YhfH — MQMKKNIEFFNNIPAKHCPECGDHIIEHAESYLMECDRCLSKRED, encoded by the coding sequence ATGCAAATGAAAAAAAACATTGAGTTTTTTAACAATATCCCTGCTAAACATTGCCCCGAGTGCGGTGACCATATTATTGAGCACGCTGAGTCCTACTTAATGGAATGTGACCGCTGCCTTTCCAAACGTGAAGACTGA
- the yhfH gene encoding protein YhfH, producing MQANQSDLFIIDSFKHCPDCGETHVDHSDSYLMECDRCLSKREE from the coding sequence ATGCAAGCAAATCAATCAGATTTATTCATAATCGATTCATTTAAACATTGCCCGGATTGTGGTGAAACACATGTGGACCACTCAGATTCCTATCTGATGGAATGCGATCGCTGCCTTTCCAAACGTGAAGAATAA
- a CDS encoding diacylglycerol/lipid kinase family protein, translating into MSKAMIIINPSSGKEKAGKILPKAEKALGEIYDEVSVCKTEGEGDATDFAKEACAERFDAVISMGGDGTVNEIVNGLGEQQHRPIFGIIPLGTINDFARSLGIPLDPNAAIEILKDMHIKESDIGKINDRYFMNVLAVGAIAEATYNVTVEQKTRLGSFAYFIEGAKAIIKKTPFPLTVEHDQGKWIGEAHLLIATMTNSVGGFEQLAPEAEVNDGKLHTFIIKDLSLPLIVKIIPSLIKGEIKGHDEVEYIKTSKLHLATSEELAVNIDGDEGILLPFQANVLHKHLRLFVPGTN; encoded by the coding sequence ATGTCGAAAGCGATGATTATCATCAATCCATCTTCAGGTAAGGAAAAGGCAGGGAAGATTTTGCCGAAAGCGGAAAAGGCCCTTGGTGAAATTTATGATGAGGTAAGCGTTTGTAAAACGGAAGGAGAGGGGGATGCTACCGATTTTGCTAAGGAGGCCTGTGCAGAAAGGTTCGATGCTGTCATTTCCATGGGTGGGGATGGAACGGTGAATGAGATAGTGAATGGCTTGGGCGAGCAACAACATCGGCCTATTTTCGGAATCATTCCACTAGGAACCATTAATGATTTCGCGAGATCTTTGGGAATACCTTTGGATCCGAATGCAGCCATTGAGATATTAAAGGATATGCATATTAAGGAATCGGATATAGGAAAGATCAATGACCGTTACTTCATGAATGTGTTGGCAGTAGGGGCGATCGCCGAGGCTACCTATAATGTTACCGTCGAACAAAAAACCCGTCTAGGGTCTTTTGCATACTTCATTGAAGGAGCAAAAGCGATCATTAAAAAGACTCCGTTTCCTTTAACGGTTGAACATGATCAGGGAAAATGGATAGGCGAGGCCCATTTACTAATTGCAACAATGACTAACTCTGTCGGCGGTTTCGAACAACTTGCACCAGAGGCGGAAGTAAATGATGGAAAGCTGCACACATTCATCATTAAGGATTTATCTCTTCCTCTCATCGTCAAGATCATTCCCAGTTTAATTAAGGGGGAGATCAAGGGGCATGACGAAGTTGAATATATTAAAACATCCAAGCTCCATTTAGCCACATCAGAGGAATTGGCAGTCAATATCGATGGCGATGAAGGCATCCTTCTTCCCTTCCAGGCAAACGTACTGCACAAACATCTTCGCCTCTTTGTCCCGGGAACTAACTAA
- a CDS encoding Na+/H+ antiporter, with protein MEFFLVILALLILIGVSNIINHFIPFIPVPLIQITLGVILALLPLGMHVEMETELFLLLFIAPLLFNDGKNVPRTALWKLRAPILMLALGLVFITVWAGGYLINWMIPSIPLPAAFALAAILSPTDVVAVSALASRVKLPKSIMHLLEGEGLMNDASGLVAFKFAVAATVTGVFSLVDATFSFIWISIGGFVGGAILAFIIIRLRVVLRRLGMEDVTMHMLIQILTPFIIFLAVEHFHLSGILAVVAGGIVHAVERDREISPTVELQVVSRSTWSVILYILNGLVFVLLGLQIPSVAKIIFQDPAFNNGQVILYIVVITLFLFALRFIWLTAAWSIGWMTKKAGAQKPDFKAAGIITISGVRGAVTLAGSFSIPYVLADGSPFPERSLIIFIAAGVILLTLIVASVFLPIVARSEEEEVVDKQADKTKTAAIHSHQAAIRVIESQMTDENREAALAIISRYCTKINELSYVEQEKEPAALREEEKDLRFKALEAEQRFLDKLIKDEKVDRETAYICKEYIQRMESAVTNRLKFRFFRSVTLFRRSMLRVFKLFFPNKREIRKINLERLEKVRDLKIRMYKAAIQEIQAGITADNHKTSSMIIDEYKVLILKCKRENRGRTPSKMVDYEKELFYKAIQAERDEVQDMFEKRVISRDVANILRQQINLREALTINENAH; from the coding sequence ATGGAGTTTTTTCTTGTTATATTAGCCCTTCTTATATTGATTGGAGTGTCTAATATAATTAATCATTTTATACCCTTTATACCTGTACCATTAATACAGATAACACTGGGTGTCATATTGGCACTTTTACCCTTGGGAATGCATGTTGAGATGGAGACGGAATTGTTTTTACTACTATTCATCGCGCCCCTATTGTTCAATGATGGCAAAAATGTACCCCGAACGGCACTATGGAAGCTGAGAGCGCCCATTCTAATGCTTGCACTGGGCCTTGTATTCATAACGGTTTGGGCAGGAGGGTATTTGATTAATTGGATGATCCCTTCGATCCCATTGCCGGCAGCTTTCGCTTTGGCGGCCATTTTGTCACCTACAGATGTTGTGGCAGTGAGCGCTTTGGCGAGTCGGGTCAAGTTACCGAAGAGCATCATGCACCTTCTCGAAGGAGAAGGACTAATGAATGATGCCTCAGGTCTAGTTGCCTTTAAGTTTGCCGTTGCGGCTACAGTCACTGGTGTTTTCTCCTTAGTCGATGCAACCTTCAGTTTCATATGGATTTCAATTGGTGGGTTTGTAGGTGGAGCAATACTTGCTTTCATCATTATCAGGCTTCGTGTTGTTCTTCGCCGTTTAGGGATGGAAGACGTCACGATGCATATGCTGATCCAAATCCTAACTCCTTTTATTATTTTCCTCGCTGTGGAACATTTCCACCTTTCAGGGATTTTAGCAGTCGTGGCGGGGGGAATTGTCCATGCCGTTGAACGAGATCGGGAAATATCACCAACCGTGGAACTTCAGGTCGTTTCAAGAAGTACATGGTCCGTCATTTTATATATATTGAATGGCCTTGTATTCGTCTTGCTTGGCTTGCAAATCCCAAGCGTTGCGAAAATTATCTTTCAAGATCCAGCCTTCAATAATGGACAAGTGATCCTTTATATCGTGGTCATTACACTTTTCCTCTTCGCTTTACGATTCATTTGGCTTACGGCTGCCTGGTCGATTGGCTGGATGACGAAAAAAGCAGGCGCCCAAAAACCGGACTTCAAAGCGGCCGGAATCATTACCATTTCCGGCGTTCGCGGAGCTGTAACTTTAGCGGGTTCGTTTTCGATTCCGTATGTGTTGGCGGATGGAAGTCCTTTTCCTGAGCGTTCGTTAATCATTTTCATAGCAGCAGGAGTCATTTTGCTGACCTTGATTGTTGCGAGTGTATTTCTGCCAATCGTGGCACGGTCCGAAGAAGAGGAAGTGGTGGACAAGCAGGCTGACAAAACGAAAACTGCTGCCATTCACTCACATCAAGCGGCTATTCGGGTGATTGAGTCACAAATGACTGATGAAAACCGGGAAGCGGCTTTAGCAATCATTTCGAGGTACTGTACCAAGATCAATGAATTATCCTATGTAGAACAGGAGAAAGAACCAGCTGCATTAAGGGAAGAAGAGAAGGATCTTCGCTTCAAGGCCCTTGAAGCAGAGCAAAGATTCCTGGATAAGCTCATTAAGGATGAAAAAGTGGACCGGGAGACGGCGTATATATGCAAGGAATACATCCAGCGTATGGAAAGTGCCGTAACAAATCGACTGAAGTTCCGTTTTTTTAGGTCAGTAACGCTTTTCAGAAGAAGTATGCTGAGGGTTTTTAAATTATTTTTCCCTAATAAAAGAGAAATAAGAAAAATCAATCTTGAGAGATTGGAAAAGGTCAGGGATCTTAAAATCAGGATGTATAAAGCTGCCATCCAAGAGATACAGGCCGGAATTACAGCCGATAATCATAAGACATCCTCGATGATCATAGATGAGTATAAAGTGCTTATTTTAAAATGCAAACGTGAAAATAGAGGCCGGACCCCGAGTAAAATGGTCGATTATGAAAAAGAGCTGTTCTATAAAGCGATCCAGGCAGAACGGGACGAAGTGCAGGATATGTTTGAAAAACGAGTAATTTCCCGAGATGTTGCCAACATACTCCGCCAGCAGATCAATTTACGGGAAGCACTAACAATCAATGAAAATGCACATTGA
- a CDS encoding GNAT family N-acetyltransferase gives MNQDKENETIILTPYLPEHLHQLSQFYLPDTQTPFSALPEVSLKYCREDCDRHPIVILAEGIPVGFFVLHIGENIAPFTNDEKAILLRGFLVDQNHQGKGVAKKALQILPEFARAVFPNKDSIILAVNVMNVIAKSLYAKSGYQDTGIQKEGRSGWMEIMEYRLDTMNKEEANN, from the coding sequence ATGAACCAGGACAAGGAAAACGAAACCATCATCTTAACGCCTTATTTACCGGAACATCTTCACCAGCTTTCCCAGTTTTATTTACCGGATACACAAACTCCTTTTTCAGCTCTGCCCGAAGTGTCACTGAAATATTGCCGGGAAGATTGCGACAGGCATCCTATCGTAATATTGGCTGAAGGTATACCAGTTGGTTTTTTCGTTTTACACATTGGCGAGAACATCGCCCCTTTCACCAATGATGAAAAAGCGATATTACTCCGTGGATTTCTTGTTGATCAAAACCATCAAGGTAAAGGGGTTGCAAAAAAAGCCTTGCAAATCCTTCCGGAATTCGCAAGAGCGGTTTTTCCAAACAAGGATTCGATCATTCTGGCAGTGAATGTCATGAATGTGATTGCAAAATCGCTATATGCGAAGTCGGGGTATCAGGATACAGGGATCCAAAAAGAAGGCAGAAGCGGGTGGATGGAGATAATGGAGTATCGATTAGATACGATGAACAAGGAAGAAGCGAATAACTAA
- a CDS encoding protoporphyrinogen oxidase gives MKTVVVVGGGITGLSTMYYLQKTVKARSLSVRLILIEGNEELGGKIRTVHNGPFKIEAGADSIVARKQNINPFIKELDLEDQVVYNATGKSFIHTDGMLKGIPEDALFGIPMSLESLAKSDLVSAQGKVDALKDFYTKNETFTKNDSIGLFLESFLGKELVQKQISPVLSGVYSGKLNELTIAKTLPEILDYKNEYGSIIRGLSENKQKYQSKGNKKFLSFKNGLSTLVDRIEESLDMVEISKGVSVEKIGRGDEGYEGYIISLANGETLETDFIVLSTPHTVAQKLLGDRELDEDFDGLINSSMISVYLGFDIPDSKLPKDGTGFIAGDNSDLICNACTWTSRKWEHTSENSQLLVRLFYKSSSPDYERLRSLTNQELIQVALRDIKNSLSISADPVTNEVTKWHENMPNYHIKHPQIVQSLEAKISENYPNVLLAGCSYNGVGIPDCIADGEKKAQEICLKL, from the coding sequence ATGAAAACAGTCGTAGTCGTAGGTGGAGGCATTACCGGTTTATCAACGATGTATTATTTACAAAAAACAGTTAAAGCGAGGAGTCTCTCCGTACGATTGATATTAATAGAAGGAAATGAGGAACTAGGCGGTAAAATAAGGACAGTGCACAATGGTCCATTTAAAATTGAAGCGGGTGCCGATTCGATTGTCGCCCGGAAACAAAATATAAATCCATTTATTAAGGAATTGGACCTAGAGGATCAAGTTGTCTATAATGCAACGGGAAAATCCTTCATCCATACAGATGGGATGCTGAAGGGAATCCCCGAGGATGCCCTATTCGGAATACCAATGAGCCTGGAGTCGCTGGCGAAAAGCGATCTAGTTTCTGCCCAAGGGAAGGTTGACGCCTTAAAGGATTTCTATACAAAAAATGAGACGTTTACGAAGAATGACTCAATTGGTTTATTTCTTGAAAGCTTCTTAGGTAAGGAATTGGTGCAAAAGCAGATATCGCCTGTCCTATCGGGTGTTTATTCAGGAAAATTAAATGAATTGACCATTGCCAAAACACTGCCAGAGATACTGGATTATAAAAATGAATATGGCAGTATAATACGGGGTCTATCGGAAAATAAGCAGAAATACCAAAGCAAGGGAAATAAGAAGTTCCTTTCGTTTAAAAATGGCTTATCAACATTGGTTGATCGAATTGAGGAAAGCCTCGATATGGTGGAAATTTCAAAAGGGGTCAGCGTGGAAAAAATCGGAAGAGGAGATGAAGGATATGAAGGATATATCATTTCATTGGCAAACGGTGAAACGCTGGAAACAGACTTCATCGTATTGAGTACACCGCATACAGTTGCCCAGAAATTATTGGGTGATCGGGAGTTGGATGAGGACTTCGACGGCTTGATCAATAGTTCGATGATTAGCGTTTATCTTGGCTTCGATATCCCGGACAGCAAGCTTCCTAAAGACGGGACGGGTTTCATTGCAGGTGATAATAGTGATTTGATTTGCAATGCATGTACATGGACTAGCCGAAAATGGGAGCATACTTCTGAAAACAGTCAGCTTTTGGTAAGGCTTTTTTATAAAAGCTCTAGTCCGGACTATGAACGCTTACGGTCCCTTACAAATCAGGAGTTGATCCAGGTGGCTTTACGCGACATTAAAAACAGTCTAAGCATTTCCGCGGATCCAGTAACGAATGAAGTGACGAAATGGCATGAAAATATGCCGAACTACCATATTAAACATCCACAAATCGTTCAATCACTGGAGGCGAAAATCTCCGAGAATTATCCAAATGTTTTACTTGCGGGCTGTTCATATAATGGTGTCGGAATACCGGACTGTATTGCTGATGGGGAAAAGAAAGCGCAAGAGATATGTCTGAAGTTGTAA
- a CDS encoding helix-turn-helix domain-containing protein translates to MQIGRKIKNLRLKKGLTQEELGERTDLSKGYISQLERDLSSPSIETLFNILEVLGCKPKQFFDEEDQVQKVVYEEEAQTFFIDEERGYQIQWLVPESNEKEMEPIRLTLQEKGEFKQFEPSLSETFGYVLSGRVIVKLGTHTYFVKAGESIYFHASDEHQIINDFEGPSELLLVVTESYL, encoded by the coding sequence ATGCAAATTGGAAGAAAAATAAAGAACCTTCGTTTGAAAAAAGGGTTGACCCAGGAAGAATTGGGGGAAAGAACGGATTTAAGCAAAGGGTATATATCACAGTTGGAAAGGGATCTGAGTTCCCCTTCAATTGAAACTCTTTTCAATATTTTAGAAGTACTCGGCTGCAAGCCGAAGCAGTTCTTCGATGAAGAGGATCAAGTCCAAAAAGTGGTTTATGAAGAAGAAGCACAAACATTTTTCATCGATGAAGAACGCGGGTATCAAATCCAGTGGCTCGTGCCTGAATCGAATGAAAAGGAAATGGAACCTATTCGATTGACTCTCCAGGAAAAAGGGGAGTTTAAACAGTTTGAACCATCCCTGTCGGAAACATTCGGTTATGTATTAAGCGGCAGAGTCATTGTAAAGCTTGGTACACATACGTATTTCGTCAAGGCAGGAGAATCGATTTATTTTCATGCTTCAGATGAACATCAAATCATCAATGATTTTGAAGGTCCGTCAGAGTTATTACTCGTGGTGACGGAATCATACTTATAG
- a CDS encoding ABC transporter ATP-binding protein, whose product MANGNIIRFDQVTKQFDDDTVVLDNVSFEIERGKFYTLLGPSGCGKTTILRLIAGFTEASKGDIYFEGKKINDVPANKRQVNTVFQDYALFPHLNVFENVAFGLRIKKMKNSEVEIKVKEALSFVNLEGYEKREIREMSGGQRQRVAIARAIVNEPEVILLDEPLSALDLKLRTEMQYELRELQQRLGITFIFVTHDQEEALAMSDEIFVLNKGKIQQSGTPTDIYDEPLNRFVADFIGESNIVKGKMIEDYLVEFVGRQFECVDQGLNSNEAVDIVIRPEDLEITSVDRGKLQVRVGSQLFRGVHYEISCYDHDGNEWLVQSTKKVAVGDEIGLYFDPESIHVMRLGETEEEFDKRLEAYHDGESHEE is encoded by the coding sequence ATGGCAAACGGGAATATAATACGCTTCGATCAGGTTACGAAGCAATTTGATGATGATACGGTAGTTCTCGATAATGTTAGTTTTGAAATCGAGAGAGGGAAGTTCTATACGCTTTTGGGTCCTTCCGGATGTGGGAAGACCACGATCCTTCGCTTGATTGCGGGATTTACGGAAGCCTCCAAAGGTGATATTTACTTTGAAGGAAAAAAGATCAATGATGTGCCAGCCAATAAAAGGCAAGTGAATACGGTATTTCAAGATTATGCACTTTTTCCGCATTTAAATGTGTTTGAAAATGTAGCATTTGGTCTTCGAATCAAAAAAATGAAGAATTCGGAAGTGGAAATCAAGGTGAAGGAAGCCCTCAGTTTTGTCAATTTGGAGGGGTATGAAAAACGGGAGATTAGGGAAATGTCCGGCGGTCAGCGGCAAAGGGTGGCGATTGCCAGGGCAATTGTTAATGAACCGGAAGTTATCCTTCTGGATGAACCGCTATCTGCCCTCGATTTAAAATTGCGTACAGAAATGCAATATGAATTGCGGGAGCTGCAACAGAGGCTTGGAATCACGTTTATCTTCGTCACTCATGACCAAGAGGAAGCATTAGCGATGTCAGATGAGATTTTTGTCCTTAACAAAGGGAAAATTCAGCAAAGTGGAACCCCTACGGATATTTATGATGAACCGCTGAATCGGTTCGTTGCCGATTTCATTGGTGAGTCTAATATTGTAAAAGGAAAAATGATTGAAGATTATCTCGTGGAATTCGTCGGCAGACAGTTCGAATGTGTCGACCAAGGATTGAACAGTAATGAAGCTGTCGATATTGTCATCCGCCCGGAAGATTTAGAGATTACTTCCGTCGACCGCGGAAAACTGCAAGTTCGGGTGGGCTCCCAGTTATTTCGCGGTGTTCATTATGAAATAAGCTGTTATGACCATGATGGGAATGAATGGCTTGTCCAATCAACGAAAAAAGTGGCAGTTGGAGATGAAATAGGTCTTTATTTCGATCCGGAGTCGATTCATGTCATGCGATTGGGTGAGACTGAAGAAGAATTCGATAAGCGTCTGGAAGCGTATCATGATGGAGAAAGTCATGAAGAATAA